One segment of Parvularcula sp. IMCC14364 DNA contains the following:
- a CDS encoding phage portal protein, producing the protein MNNLWTQIKSALATATPQMAEAKASQTGPLIALHAAGQPVWTPRDYQALARTGYMRNVIAYRCIRMISEAVASVPLCLRDAKGPLCEHTLQRVLAQPNPAQSGAELIEELTGYLQTSGNAYLEAVRIEGDVRELYALRPDRMKIRAGRDGWPAGYEYEVAGRKSVFTPLSDGFLPVLHLKLFHPLHDHYGFAPLEAAATAIDIHNAAGSWNKALLDNAARPSGALVYKGPEGAGNLTPEQFAQLKAELEAGWQGRDNAGRPLVLDGGLDWKQMSLSPADMDFMNLRHGAARDIALAFGVPPQLLGIPGDNTYANYREANIAFWRQTVMPLSHKLSAALTGWLCPARTSLQIASDASQMDALSPGADQRLGHILEADFLTVAEKRLALGYPATPPEDDQTGYHQ; encoded by the coding sequence CCAGCCAGACGGGGCCACTCATCGCCCTGCACGCTGCCGGCCAGCCTGTGTGGACACCGCGCGACTATCAGGCACTCGCCCGCACCGGCTATATGCGCAATGTCATCGCCTATCGCTGCATCAGGATGATTTCCGAAGCTGTCGCCTCTGTGCCGTTGTGCCTGCGCGATGCGAAAGGGCCGCTATGTGAGCACACACTGCAAAGGGTGCTCGCCCAGCCCAACCCGGCCCAGTCCGGCGCTGAGCTGATCGAGGAACTGACCGGCTATCTGCAAACCAGCGGCAATGCCTATCTCGAAGCCGTGCGCATTGAGGGGGACGTGCGTGAGCTATATGCCCTGCGCCCGGACAGGATGAAAATTCGCGCCGGGCGCGATGGCTGGCCCGCCGGCTATGAATACGAAGTTGCCGGGCGCAAGTCTGTTTTTACACCGCTCTCTGATGGCTTTCTGCCAGTCCTGCACCTGAAGCTGTTTCATCCGCTCCATGACCATTACGGCTTTGCCCCGCTGGAAGCGGCCGCAACGGCCATTGATATCCACAATGCCGCCGGCAGCTGGAACAAGGCCCTGTTGGACAACGCCGCCCGGCCATCTGGCGCGCTGGTCTATAAAGGGCCGGAGGGGGCCGGCAATCTCACCCCGGAGCAGTTCGCCCAGTTGAAAGCAGAACTGGAAGCAGGCTGGCAGGGGCGCGACAATGCCGGGCGCCCGCTGGTGCTGGATGGCGGCCTCGACTGGAAGCAAATGTCGCTCAGTCCGGCAGATATGGATTTCATGAATCTGCGCCACGGCGCAGCCAGGGATATCGCCCTTGCTTTTGGTGTGCCGCCACAACTGCTCGGCATCCCCGGCGATAATACCTATGCGAATTACCGGGAGGCCAATATCGCCTTCTGGCGGCAGACGGTGATGCCCTTGAGCCACAAACTCAGCGCCGCGCTCACTGGCTGGCTCTGCCCGGCGCGCACCAGTCTGCAGATTGCCAGTGACGCCAGCCAGATGGATGCCCTGTCGCCCGGTGCTGACCAGCGCCTTGGCCACATTCTCGAGGCGGATTTCCTGACCGTTGCAGAAAAACGCCTCGCCCTCGGCTACCCCGCCACGCCCCCGGAAGATGACCAGACTGGATACCACCAATGA
- a CDS encoding HK97 family phage prohead protease, producing MSRTANIEGYAALFNRPDLGGDIIRSGAFAHAQARDIRLLWQHDTRTPIGRWLHLHEDRTGLFVHGELLLDSPHGREAHTLLTGRALNGLSIGFNTRVARRHKGGRTILKLDLWEISIVTFPMMPGARITRIGSAQGPAEKFRTLTRQHAA from the coding sequence GTGAGCCGGACCGCCAATATCGAAGGCTATGCCGCCCTGTTCAACCGGCCGGACCTTGGCGGTGATATCATCCGCTCCGGTGCCTTTGCCCATGCGCAGGCGCGAGACATCCGCCTGCTCTGGCAGCATGACACGCGCACACCAATCGGGCGCTGGCTTCATCTCCATGAAGACAGAACAGGCCTGTTCGTACACGGCGAGTTACTGCTGGACAGCCCGCACGGAAGAGAGGCGCATACCCTGCTCACAGGGCGTGCCCTCAATGGCCTGTCCATCGGCTTCAACACCAGGGTTGCCCGCCGTCATAAAGGCGGACGCACCATCCTGAAACTGGATTTGTGGGAAATTTCCATCGTGACCTTTCCCATGATGCCGGGGGCACGGATCACCCGGATCGGATCGGCACAAGGCCCGGCAGAAAAATTCCGTACCCTCACCAGGCAACACGCTGCCTGA